One region of Opitutaceae bacterium genomic DNA includes:
- a CDS encoding Gfo/Idh/MocA family oxidoreductase, producing MKLSNANVPLSRRTFLGQLGAAGAVAVSPNLLRAAEPQRKLNIALAGLGNYSTGQLGPALRLTRHCRLAGVVTGSRDKGLKWAGDFGFPKTSVYNYDTMAQLADNPDIDAVYVVTPNSLHAEHTIAAARAGKHVICEKPMGISVAECDAMLAACRKAGKRLSIGYRLHYDPYHREMVRLARPENFGPFTRMRGRFSFRMRGRPWRAIRKFSGGGPLMDVGIYVVQAACMAAGGIAPLAVTAHEILPKKSPEIFQDVEETIAWTLEFPDGVTCDSRCSYAEAENTFHAESEKGWIDFTRTFGYRDLAATTSLGPLSFRNPEANQQALQMDAFARDVMDDTPSLVPGEMGRRDMVIIEAIYASAAGGGKRITIKV from the coding sequence ATGAAACTCTCCAATGCAAACGTCCCCCTCTCTCGCCGCACATTCCTCGGTCAGCTCGGCGCTGCCGGTGCTGTCGCCGTCTCACCCAACCTCCTGCGCGCCGCTGAACCGCAGCGGAAGCTCAACATCGCCCTCGCCGGACTGGGCAACTATTCCACGGGCCAGTTGGGCCCCGCCCTGCGCCTGACCAGGCATTGTCGCCTCGCGGGCGTCGTGACCGGCTCGCGCGACAAGGGGCTGAAATGGGCCGGTGACTTCGGATTTCCGAAGACGAGCGTCTACAACTACGACACCATGGCACAACTGGCCGACAATCCGGACATCGACGCGGTCTACGTGGTGACGCCCAACAGCCTGCACGCCGAACACACGATCGCCGCCGCAAGGGCGGGCAAGCATGTGATCTGCGAAAAGCCAATGGGAATCAGTGTGGCGGAGTGCGACGCCATGCTCGCCGCCTGCAGGAAGGCCGGCAAACGCCTCTCGATCGGCTACCGGCTCCACTATGATCCGTACCACCGCGAGATGGTCCGCCTCGCCCGCCCGGAGAATTTCGGTCCCTTCACCAGAATGCGCGGGCGTTTCTCATTCCGGATGCGGGGACGCCCCTGGCGTGCGATCCGAAAATTTTCCGGTGGCGGCCCGCTGATGGACGTGGGCATCTACGTCGTGCAGGCGGCGTGCATGGCGGCAGGAGGCATCGCTCCGCTCGCTGTGACCGCCCATGAGATCCTGCCGAAGAAATCGCCCGAAATCTTTCAGGACGTTGAGGAAACCATAGCCTGGACCCTGGAGTTTCCAGATGGTGTCACCTGCGACTCGCGCTGCAGCTACGCGGAGGCCGAAAACACCTTCCATGCGGAAAGCGAGAAAGGTTGGATCGATTTTACGAGAACCTTCGGCTATCGTGATCTCGCCGCAACCACGAGCCTGGGGCCGCTCAGTTTCCGAAATCCCGAGGCTAATCAGCAGGCGCTTCAGATGGATGCCTTCGCGCGCGATGTGATGGACGACACACCCAGCCTGGTGCCGGGAGAAATGGGCCGCCGCGACATGGTCATCATCGAGGCAATCTACGCCTCCGCCGCCGGCGGCGGAAAACGAATCACGATCAAAGTCTGA
- a CDS encoding putative Ig domain-containing protein — MFLAFGFCCHSAVAQNALIAFVDPLVSTYSPPRVTVMVRPDGTVWNWGTWTLGQPILLPATVSGLTGAVAVSSGLAHVLVLKSDGSVWSWGNNASGQLGDGTTTSRTSPVQVSGLTSVVAIAAGGDHSLALRSDGTLWAWGLNSSGELGDGTTTNRTSPVQISSLSSVAVIAAGANHSLVAKSDGTAWAWGANTNGKLGDGTATNRTSPVQVSGLTGVVAVAAGGEHSLAAKTDGTARAWGANASGQLGDGTTTTRYTSVQVSSLSGITLVRAGKESSFARKSDGTAWAWGGNGYNQLGLGGGGNRTTAVSISGLTDVVNLAAGRFNGAAILGNDSARVWGDNYSGQIGDGTTTTRTTPVWPIFYNAPDRLLEKFVCIQENLNYAADTVHPLPSGTYRIVVKGWGAGGGGSLPPYSQNLGGGGAFAEFSLERPGGSSVTLTPGRGLLAGGEKTRFSYASPPVATIAGGGGAGTAANAHGGGGGAASGENGGPGLGSSGGGGATSSANGNNGPGDSSSPDGNPNYRYGGAGGEGYYSGGSGGSGTTQGGGGGGGGSSKIDTAYYPTVVIAKQEGATGYIPGGVADPDYPGSNVGYGGSDGKGGNGAIVLLSYSKTAPPLVTIPLSATWTIGQPLSFQLTATNSLAHYAMTNIPPGLSLNRGTGLLTGTPTATGVYNSTITVEDAYGTGQANAVWTIALPGSDTVSPSVPSDFQFETLSDTSFRLMWQATDNVGVTGYEVRRNGTLYESVSSASSIVSGGTAGLTYTMTVRARDAAGNWSAWSAGYNVLQGTIGAPTPPTALNYADRTDTSITLIWAESTGSPPVVAYAVYRGGLQIATVGDRVYTDTGLSANTSYTYTVKALNSAGILSAASAAQNISTTNDTSTDSDHDGVPNAFEAVLGTNANSANPNDSGNQTQLKINQPQK, encoded by the coding sequence TTGTTTCTCGCCTTCGGCTTCTGCTGCCACTCAGCCGTCGCTCAAAACGCGCTGATCGCGTTCGTTGATCCTCTCGTCAGCACCTATTCGCCACCGAGAGTGACGGTCATGGTCCGTCCGGATGGGACGGTTTGGAACTGGGGCACGTGGACTCTTGGGCAGCCGATTTTGCTGCCTGCCACCGTGAGCGGCTTGACAGGAGCAGTCGCCGTCTCATCCGGACTGGCGCATGTCCTCGTCCTGAAAAGCGACGGATCCGTGTGGAGCTGGGGGAACAACGCTTCCGGGCAGTTGGGCGACGGCACGACCACCAGTCGGACAAGCCCCGTGCAGGTGTCCGGGTTGACGAGTGTCGTCGCAATCGCCGCCGGCGGCGATCACAGTCTCGCGCTGCGCAGCGATGGTACGCTCTGGGCATGGGGACTCAATTCCAGCGGAGAGTTGGGCGATGGAACCACCACCAACCGGACCTCTCCGGTCCAGATTTCGAGTCTGTCTTCCGTCGCGGTGATCGCGGCGGGAGCGAATCATTCACTCGTCGCAAAGTCCGACGGGACCGCCTGGGCATGGGGCGCAAATACTAATGGAAAACTCGGGGATGGAACAGCCACGAACCGCACCTCACCGGTGCAGGTTAGCGGACTGACAGGAGTTGTGGCCGTCGCCGCGGGCGGGGAACACAGTCTGGCGGCCAAGACCGATGGAACTGCGCGGGCCTGGGGTGCAAACGCCTCCGGACAGTTGGGGGATGGCACAACGACGACGCGCTACACGTCGGTCCAAGTGTCGAGCCTGTCAGGCATCACGCTTGTTCGCGCCGGAAAGGAATCGAGCTTCGCAAGGAAGAGTGACGGCACGGCATGGGCTTGGGGCGGGAATGGTTACAACCAGCTTGGTCTCGGCGGTGGCGGAAACCGCACAACCGCCGTGTCTATTTCCGGGCTGACAGACGTCGTTAACCTTGCCGCGGGAAGATTCAATGGCGCGGCAATCCTCGGAAATGATTCTGCGCGAGTGTGGGGCGACAACTACAGCGGTCAGATTGGTGATGGCACAACCACCACACGCACGACGCCGGTGTGGCCGATCTTCTACAATGCGCCCGACCGTCTGCTGGAAAAATTTGTCTGCATCCAGGAGAACCTCAACTATGCCGCGGACACCGTGCACCCGCTGCCATCGGGCACCTACCGCATTGTCGTCAAGGGGTGGGGTGCCGGGGGTGGCGGCAGTCTTCCGCCCTACAGCCAGAATCTTGGCGGCGGCGGTGCGTTTGCGGAATTTTCCCTGGAGCGTCCGGGTGGCTCCTCCGTGACTCTCACTCCGGGCCGCGGGCTGCTTGCAGGCGGCGAGAAAACCAGGTTCTCCTACGCCAGCCCTCCCGTTGCGACGATCGCCGGCGGAGGCGGTGCAGGCACCGCTGCCAATGCCCACGGTGGCGGGGGAGGCGCAGCGTCCGGTGAAAACGGCGGGCCGGGCTTGGGTTCGTCAGGAGGAGGCGGTGCCACCTCGAGCGCCAATGGAAACAATGGACCGGGCGACTCCAGTTCGCCGGATGGCAATCCCAACTACCGATACGGTGGCGCAGGCGGCGAAGGCTACTATTCGGGAGGCTCCGGAGGCAGCGGAACGACCCAAGGTGGCGGCGGTGGTGGTGGCGGCAGTTCAAAAATCGACACCGCCTACTATCCGACGGTGGTCATCGCGAAACAGGAGGGAGCAACCGGATACATCCCCGGAGGAGTCGCCGATCCCGACTACCCCGGAAGCAATGTCGGTTACGGAGGATCCGATGGCAAAGGCGGCAACGGAGCCATCGTTCTGCTCAGCTACTCAAAGACAGCGCCGCCGCTCGTCACCATTCCCCTGTCGGCCACCTGGACAATTGGTCAGCCGCTCAGCTTTCAACTGACGGCGACAAACTCCCTCGCGCATTATGCGATGACGAACATCCCGCCGGGTCTCAGCCTCAACCGGGGCACCGGGCTGTTGACGGGCACTCCGACGGCGACGGGCGTCTACAATTCGACGATCACTGTCGAGGACGCTTATGGCACGGGGCAGGCAAACGCGGTGTGGACCATCGCCTTACCGGGATCCGACACGGTGTCGCCTTCGGTGCCGTCGGATTTTCAGTTCGAAACCCTGTCGGACACCTCGTTTCGCCTGATGTGGCAGGCCACCGACAATGTCGGTGTCACGGGTTACGAGGTGAGGCGCAACGGCACGCTGTACGAATCGGTATCCTCAGCGAGCAGCATTGTCTCCGGCGGCACCGCGGGTCTCACCTACACCATGACGGTGCGCGCCCGCGATGCGGCGGGCAACTGGTCCGCATGGAGTGCCGGCTACAATGTGCTTCAGGGCACGATCGGCGCACCCACCCCGCCAACCGCACTCAACTACGCCGATCGCACGGACACCTCGATCACGCTCATCTGGGCGGAATCGACCGGGTCCCCGCCGGTTGTCGCTTATGCCGTCTATCGCGGCGGACTCCAAATCGCAACCGTCGGCGACCGGGTGTACACCGACACCGGCCTCTCGGCGAACACGTCCTACACCTACACGGTGAAGGCGCTAAATTCAGCGGGCATCCTCTCGGCTGCGAGCGCTGCGCAAAACATCTCGACGACCAACGACACCTCGACCGACAGCGATCACGACGGGGTGCCGAACGCGTTTGAAGCCGTGCTCGGCACGAATGCGAACAGCGCGAATCCCAACGATTCCGGCAATCAGACCCAGTTGAAAATCAACCAGCCCCAAAAATGA